In Formosa haliotis, the sequence AACTAAATAAAGAAGCCATTGTTAAAGCTAATTATCTTGCAAATCCAGGCTGCTTTGCTACGGCTATTCAATTGGCTTTATTGCCTTTAGCATCAGACGGAAAATACCAAGAAGATGTTCATGTAAATGCCGTAACAGGTGCTACAGGAGCGGGAACATCGTTATCTGCAACAACACATTTTACTTGGCGAGATAACAACTTTTCGTATTACAAACCGTTTACGCATCAGCATTTAGGAGAAATCAATCAATCGGTGAAGCAATTACAAAGCGATTTCAATTCCGAAATCATTTTTATGCCTAATCGTGGAGATTTTTCAAGAGGAATTTTTGCTACAGCTTATACTAAATACGAAGGGACTTTAGAGGAGGCCAAAGCATTATATAAAGCTTTTTATAAAGATGCTAAATTTACGGTTGTTTCAGACGAAAATATTCATTTAAAACAAGTTGTAAATACGAATAAATGTATTCTTCATTTACATAAACACGGCGATAAATTATTGGTAACAAGTGTTATCGATAACTTGTTAAAAGGTGCTTCGGGCCAAGCGGTTCAGAATATGAATTTAATGTTCGGATTTGAAGAAACTGAAGGATTACAACTTAAAGCCACTTACTTTTAAAAAAAAACCAAATGAAAATTGCTATAATCGGAACAGGAAATTTAGGGTACTCTATTGCTAAAGGTTTAATTATAAACAATGCAATTACGACGCTTTATTTAACCAAGAGAAATGTAGACTCTTTAGAAGAGTTTAAAGGCTATCCAAACGTTACTTTAACCAGTGATAACGTCTTAGCAGCTCAAAAATCTGATATTTTAATATTTGCAGTACAACCTGCGCATTTTGAAAAAGTATTAGCAGAAATTAAACCGCATTTAACAGAAAAGCACGTTTTAATTTCTACAGTAACAGGATTTTTAATTCCTAAAATTGAAACCGTAGTTGGAGAAAATCAGTTTATAATCCGTGCCATGCCAAATACAGCTATTGCAGTGAGTAAATCTATGACCTGCATTTGTAGTAATACCATGGGAGCAAAACGCATTAAAATAGCAGAAGCCATTTTTAAACGTTTGGGACATACGTTGATTATTCCAGAATCGCAAATGCAAGCAGCCACGGTAGTTTGTGCAAGTGGAGTGGCGTTCTGGATGCGCTTAATACGTGCCACCACACAAGCGGCCATTCAGTTAGGTTTTGATGCTGAAGTGGCTCAAGAATTATCAATGCATACCTGCGAAGGTGCAGCCAATTTGTTAATTACAAGTGGGAATCATCCAGAAGAAGAAATTGATAAAGTAACAACGCCAAAGGGCTGTACTATTGAAGGATTAAACGAAATGGAACACAAAGGTTTAAGTTCGTCTTTAATTCAAGGTATGGTGGCGTCTTACAATAAGATTAGCAATATTAAAAAAGAACAAATATGAGTTTGTTTCCAGTATACCCGCTTTACGATATTACACCCGTAAAAGCGAAAGAAGTATTTGTTTACGACGATAAAAATGTAGAATATTTAGATTTATATGGTGGTCATGCCGTAATTTCAATTGGGCATGCGCATCCAACATATGTCGACCGTTTAACCAATCAATTGCAAAACATTGCGTTTTATAGCAATGCGATTCAGAATCCATTACAAGAGCAATTAGCTACAGATTTGGCTGAGTTTTCAAAGTGTAAAGATTACCAATTATTCTTGTGTAATTCGGGAGCAGAAGCTAACGAAAATGCATTGAAATTGGCTTCATTTCACAACGGAAAATCTAAAATGATTGCCTTTAAAAATGGGTTTCACGGCCGTACATCTGCCGCCGTTGCAGCCACCGATAATCCTAAAATTGTAGCACCTTTAAATGCACAACAAGCTGTTGACTTTTTTGAGTTAGGCGATTTAGAAGGTGTGGAACAAGCGTTAAAAAACAACGATGTTTGTGCTGTAATTATTGAATGCATTCAAGGTGTTGGAGGTTTAGACGAAAGTACTACCGAATTTTATAAAGGTTTAGAAACACTATGTAAAACTTACAATACCTGTTTAATTGCAGACGAGGTACAATCTGGATTTGGAAGAACAGGTGATTTTTTCGCCTTTCAAAAACACGGTATTACACCAGATATTATTTCGCTTGCAAAAGGTATGGGTAATGGGTTTCCAATAGGAGGAATTTTAATTCATCCAGAGATTAAAGGCTCGTTTGGTTTATTAGGAACAACCTTTGGGGGAAATCATTTAGCTTGTGCTGCATCATTAGCCGTTTTAGATGTTTTAAAAGCTGAAAACCTATTAGAACACACAAAAAATATGTCGGCTTACTTTATAGAAAAAGCCAACGCTTTACCAAAATTAAAAACGATTAAAGGTCGAGGATTAATGCTTGGATTGGAATTCGATTTCCCAATAGCGGATTTAAGAAAGAAACTTATTTTCGATCATCATATATTTACAGGAAGTGCTAAAAATCCTAATTTACTAAGAATACTTCCGCCATTAACGATTCAAAAAGAACATATAGACGTCTTATTTGAAGCCTTAAAAAAAGAATTAGCTTAAATGAAAAAATACACGCAAATTTCAGATATTTCAAATCTTTCAGAAACCATAAAAGAAGCGATTCTTTTAAAAATGAATCCTTTCGAATACAAACATTTAGGGACGAATAAAACCCTAGTGATGTTGTTTTTTAATTCCAGTTTGCGGACGCGGCTGAGTACAGAAAAAGCTGCGAAAAATTTAGGCATGGAAGTAATGAGTCTGAATGTAAACGATGCGTGGAATTTGGAGTTTGAAGATGGCACAATTATGAATGCTGGAACGTCTGAACATGTTAAAGAAGCCGCTAAAGTTATTTCGCAATATGCCGATATTATTGCTGTGCGTGCGTTTCCAAGTTTAATAGACAAGGAAAAGGATTATGAAGAAATGGTAATTAAAAGTTTCGAAAAATATGCAACGGTGCCTATAGTAAATATGGAAAGTGCAACAGCACACCCCTTACAAGCTTTGGCCGATGCGATTACTATTTCAGAACTATCAGAAAAAGCAAAACCAAAAGTTGTGATGTCTTGGGCTCCACACCCCAAAGCATTGCCGCAAGCCGTGCCCAATTCATTTGTAGAAATGATGCGTAAAATGGATGTAGATTTAACCATTACGCATCCTGAAGGGTATGAGTTAGATCCAGAAATTACGAAAGACACGCCTATAAACTACAATCAAGAAGAGGCGTTAAAAAATGCCGATTTTGTGTATGTGAAAAACTGGAGTAGTTATAAGGATTATGGGCAAGTGTTAAACAGAGACCGTAATTGGATGATGACAGCCGAAAAACTTGGGCATGCTAAATTTATGCACTGTTTACCGGTGAGAAGAAATGTGATTGTTGAAGATGCTGTATTAGATGGCGATCAATCTATTGTGATGCAAGAAGCGAATAACAGAACGTATGCCGCTCAAATTGTAATGAAAGAAATTCTAGAAAATCTATAATATGAAAACACTAAAAGTAGTAAAAATAGGAGGAAATATTATTGATGATGACACTGCCTTAGCTGAATTTTTACAGGGATTTTCGAAGATTGAAGGACCAAAGATATTAGTGCATGGCGGAGGAAAATTAGCTACTAAAATGGCTAAATCTATGAATATAGAAGTGAAAATGACCGATGGTAGACGTATCACCGATGCCGATACTTTAGATATTATTACCATGGTTTACGGTGGGAAAATTAATAAAAATATAGTCGCTCAATTACAAGCCAATGCGTGCAATAGCGTTGGGTTTACGGGAGCCGACGGGAATGCTATTGTTTCAGAAAAACGCCCAGTAAAAACTATCGATTATGGTTTTGTTGGCGATATAAAAACAGTAAACACAGAAGTGCTAGAAGTGCTTTTAAAACATAATGTAACGCCTGTTTTTTGTGCCATTACGCATAATGAAAAAGGTCAGTTATTTAATACAAATGCAGACACAGTTGCTTCAGAATTAGCTATAGCTTTTGCCAATTTATATCAGGTAGAACTTAATTACTGTTTCGAAAAAGATGGCGTTTTACTAGATGTAGACGATCCTAATTCGGTTATAGAAGATATTAATACCGCTAATTATGCTACGCTAAAAGCAGAAGGAGTTATTACAGATGGTATGCTGCCAAAACTAGACAACTGTTTTCATGCCATATCACATCACGTAAGCAAAGTATGCTTAGGTAAACCAAACATGCTATTTAATCAAAACACAAAACATACAACCATTCAAGCCTAATGACGACGCAACAATTAACAGAGGAGGCCATTGCATTACTAAAGAATTTAATTGAAACCCAATCATTTTCTTCAGAAGAAGATAAAACCGCACAGCTAATAGAAGCTTGGTTTAATCATCATAACATACCCTATACGCGCACAAAAAACAACGTTTGGGCACTTAATGCCGATTTTACCGACGGTAAACCAACGATGCTTTTAAATTCGCATCACGACACTGTAAAACCAAATAATGGGTATACTAAAGATCCGTTTAAAGCTATAGTAGAAGACGGAAAATTATACGGTTTAGGGAGTAATGATGCCGGAGGATGTTTGGTGTCCTTAATAGCAACCTTCACTTATTTTTACAATAAAAAAGATTTAAAATACAATTTGGTTATTGTGGCTTCTGCCGAAGAAGAAAGTAGCGGGCCAGATGGTTTAAACAGCATGCTTTCTATTATACCAAAAATAGATGTGGCTATAGTAGGAGAACCAACATTAATGAATTTAGCCGTAGCCGAAAAAGGTTTGGTGGTTTTTGATGCGAAAGTAAAAGGAACACCTAGTCATGCCGCACACCCTAATAACGATAATGCTATTTATAACACCATTCCAGTTTTAAATTGGTTTAAAGATTATAAGTTTGAAAGACCATCTGAAACTTTGGGCGATGTAAAAATGACGGTGTCTCAAATTCACGCGGGGAAACAACATAATGCCATTCCTGCCGAGGTTGAATTGGTGATAGATGTACGTGTAAACGACAAATATACCAATGCGGAAATTAATGATATTTTGGTTAACGAAGCACCTTGTACAGAAATTAAAGCGCGTAGTTTACGTTTAAATTCATCCTCTATTCCTAAAGATCACGAATTGGTGAAAGCGGGAATCGAAATCGGACGTACAACTTACGGGTCGCCTACTTTATCAGATCAATCGGTGTTAAGCTGTTCGTCTTTAAAATTAGGGCCCGGAGATAGCACACGCTCACATTCTGCAGATGAGTTTATTTACATTAATGAAATCGAGGAAGGCGTTGCCATTTACATTCAATTACTAGAAAAAATACTTTAATCATTTAGCGTGAAGGTCGACTTCAAACTAAAATATAAATTAATTGTTCGTGATTAGTTATAAAACTCACGTCATTTTGAACCTATTTTAGGATCTTATTTTTAATGTTTTGATACTAAAATAATGAGATGCTGAAACTAGTTCAGCATGACGGTTAAAAGGGAGTTGTAATTAAAAACGGAAATTCGTTTAATAAAAAAATATAGTTATGAAACTTTGGGATAAAGGTCTTTCAATAGATAAAAAAATAGAACAATTCACTGTTGGAAACGACAGGGAAATCGATATACATATAGCGAAATACGATGTGCAAGCTTCTAAAGCTCACGCGAAAATGCTAAAAAGTATCAATATAATTACAGAGGAAGAATTAGGACAATTACTTGGCGGATTAGACGTTTTGGCTTCGCAAATAGAAGCAGGAACTTTTGTTATTGAGCCAGAATTTGAAGATGTACACTCTAAAATTGAGTTTGAATTAACGAAGACTTTAGGAGAGGTTGGTAAAAAAATACATACAGCACGCTCTAGAAACGATCAAGTTTTAGTTGCGCTTCAGTTGTATTACAAAGCAGAATTAAAAGAAGTACAAGAGAAAACCAAAACGTTTTTCGAAACGCTTTTAGGATTAGCCGAAACTCATAAAGAGAAATTGTTGCCAGGTTATACGCATTTACAAGTAGCTATGCCGTCTTCTTTCGGACTTTGGTTCTCTGCCTATGCCGAGTTGTTAATAGACGATGTGTACATGGTGCAAGCGGTTCAAAAAATAGCAGATCAGAATCCGTTGGGCTCTGCGGCGGGTTATGGAAGTTCGTTTCCTATAGATCGTGATATGACGACTAAGGAGATGGGATTTTCTACCTTAAAGTATAATGTGGTGGCAGCGCAAATGAGTCGTGGTAAAAGTGAACGTGCTATTGCGGCTTCTTTAGGAAGTTTAGCCAATACTTTGGCCCGTTTTGCTATGGATATTTGCCTGTATATGAGTCAGAATTTTGGATTTATTTCTTTTCCAGACGAGTTAACAACGGGAAGTAGTATCATGCCACACAAAAAGAATCCTGATGTATTTGAGTTAATTCGTGGAAAATGTAATAAGATTCAAGCGCTTCAAACCGAAATGGTTTTAATAACAAATAATTTACCAAGCGGATATCATCGAGATTATCAATTACTGAAAGAAAACACCATTCAGGCCTTCGAAGACATCAAGAATATTCTAGATATTTTTAATTTCTCTATTGCGCAAATCAAAGTTAAAGATATCGACCTACACGACGAGAAGTATAAATTTTTATTTACTGTAGATAATATCAATACATTGGTGGTAGACGGCATGTCGTTTAGAGATGCTTATAAAAAAATAGGAGGCGAAGTCGAAGCAGGTACATACACTCCAGATGCGTCTAAAAAACACACGCATTTAGGAAGCATCCATAACTTGGGATTGGATGAAATAAGTCGTAAATTTCCAAAACTTTAATTTAAAAACTGAATAATATGAAACGTTTAAAATATTTAGCTATTGTTTTTGCATCTGTAATGGTATTTAGTTGCGGAAGTAAAGAGGAAAAGAAGTCGGTTGCTAAGGCGCCAACTGCTCCCGAAATGACTGAAACTACTACAGAACCGACAAAAGATATTACAGATGATGCTGTAGTAGAAATTATGATTCATGGTACAGATAAAATGACCTTCGATTTAAAGAAAATTGAAGTCAAAGCCGGGCAAAAAGTAAAGTTAACCTTGATGCATACTGGAAAAATGGCTAAAAATGTGATGGGACATAACTTTGTGCTTCTAAAAAATGGTGTAGACATGCCAACTTTTGCTTCGAAAGCAGCTAGTGCATCCGATCATGATTACATTCCTGAAAATACAGATGCCGTTATTGCATATACAAAACTGCTAGGTGGAGGAGAACAAGATACTATCGAATTTACAGCTCCAGAAGCAGGTGTATACGACTTTTTATGTACGTTCCCAGGTCACTATGCTTTAATGAAAGGTAAGTTTATTGTAGAATAAAAAGTTAGTCTTAGACATAGACCTAATTTAAAATAACGCAAAAAAAAGCATCTTCAATTGAAGATGCTTTTTTCGTTTTGTATGATTAATCTTTTATTAGATAATAGTAGATTGACCTAAGTGGATATTAGAGAAATTATGATTAGAATCTTTGGGATTGCTAATAAAATCTGCAATAAAATCTCCAACCTTAGTTGTTGTAATATTATCGTATTTCGTATTTAAATCTGGTGTTGTAATATGAAGCGATAAAGATTTATCTACAGCCGTTCTAATTAAATCAGCTTCGTCGTTTAAATCGAAATGATCTAATAATAATGCAGCAGATAAAATAGAGGCAATAGGGTTTGCAATACCTTTATTAGTAGCTTGTGGATACGACCCGTGGATAGGCTCGAACATAGCGTGTTTATCTCCCACTGAAGCAGAAGCTAATAACCCGATAGAACCACCAATTACACTTGCTTCGTCGCTAATAATATCTCCAAACATGTTTTCGGTTAAAATAACATCAAATTGTTTAGGATTTAAAATCATTTGCATTGCTGCGTTATCTACGAATAGAAAATCTAATTCTATGTCTTGGTAATTTTGAGCCACTTCGGTAACTACTTTACGCCATAAACGAGAAGTTTCTAGTACGTTTGCTTTGTCTACTAGAGTTACTTTTTTTCTACGAGATTGAGCAGCTTTAAATGCTAAATGTGCAACGCGTTCTATTTCTTCGCGAGAATATTCGCATAAATCTGAAGCCGAATTGCCATCTTCGCTAGTGGCTTTTTTTCCGAAATAAATACCACCAGTAAGCTCGCGGTAAATACTAATATCTGTGCCTTTAATAATGTCTTTCTTTAGTGGCGATTTGCTTAAAAGACTGTCGTAAGCTTTTACAGGTCTTATGTTTGCAAACAATCCTAACGATTTTCTTAGAGCAAGTAAACCTTGCTCTGGACGAACCTTTGCAGACGGATCGTTGTCGTATTTTGGGTGACCAATAGCTCCAAATAATAAAGCATCGCTATTTTTACAAAGATCTAAAGTTGCTTCTGGTAAAGGATCGCCAGTTTCGTCTATGGCAACAGCACCAACAGGAGCAAATTTAAAATTGAAAGTATGATCGTATTCTAAAGCAATGGCTTTAAGAACTTTTATGGCTTGTGCAGTGACTTCAGGTCCTATACCGTCTCCTGCTAAAACTGCTATATTTAGTTTCATAGAATTTATTTTTTAGTGGTCGAAGTACGACTTGATTTTGTTTTATAGGGCAATTTGTTCAGATTTAGCTTCAAAAGCTAAGATGTCTTCTTTTTTACTTAATAAATAATCGATATCGTCGTAACCATTTAGCAGACAGGTTTTTTTGTATGGATCTATTTCAAAAGATTCCGAAAAATCTGTGCCTTTTATTGAAATGGTTTGATGCTCTAAATTTACACTAATTATTGTTTCTGGAGAATTTGTAATGTGATTAAATAAAATCTTTAAAAATTCTGGTGAAACTTGTACAGGAAGAATCCCGTTATTTAGTGCATTTCCTTTAAAAATATCGGCAAAGAAACTTGAAACCACTACTTTAAATCCGTAATCGGCTATTGCCCAAGCCGCATGTTCCCGGCTTGAACCACAACCAAAATTATCGCCGGCAACTAAAATGCTTCCTATATAGGAGGTGTCGTTTAATGGAAATTCGGTATTTAAATCTCCATTTTTTTGATATCTCCAATCTCTAAATAAATTATCTCCAAAACCTTCTCTATCTGTGGCTTTTAAAAAACGTGCTGGGATAATTTGATCTGTATCTATATTTTCAATGTCTAATGGAATGGCTCTAGACTGAAATGTTGTAAACTTTTCCATTTAGTTTAAGTGTTTTGTAATGTCAATAATTTTTCCTTCTACCGCCGTTGCCGCTGCTACCAACGGACTTGCTAAAATGGTTCTAGCGCCTTGTCCTTGGCGACCTTCAAAATTTCTATTCGATGTAGAAACGCAATATTCGTTTTGCGGAATTTTGTCGTCGTTCATGGCTAAACAGGCCGAACATCCAGGTTGACGAAGTTCGAATCCAGCTTCTATAAAAATATCTTTTAAGCCTTCTTCTATAATTTGAGCTTCAACCAATTTACTTCCTGGTACTAACCAAGCTGTAACATTAGGTGCCTTTTGTTTGCCTTTAATATATTCTGCAGCCACTCTAAAATCTTCAATTCTAGAATTGGTACAGCTCCCTATAAACACGTAATTAATAGGTTTATTGACAAGCGATTCTCCTTTCTTGAAATCCATATATTTCAACGATTTTTCAAAAGAAACATCGTTTAATGTAGGGATGTTGCCAGAAACTTTAATTCCCATTCCAGGGTTAGTACCGTAAGTTACCATAGGTTCTATGTCCTCGGCATCGAAAAAATATTCTTTATCGAATGTAGCTCCTTCATCTGTAGGAAGCGTTTTCCAATAGGCTACTTTTTTCTCGAATTCTTCTCCTTTCGGAGCCATTTCGCGACCTTCAACATAATCAAAAGTTGTTTGGTCTGGTGCAATCATTCCACCACGAGCTCCCATTTCTATACTCATATTACAAACCGTCATACGGCCTTCCATACTCATATTTTCAAAAACGTCGCCGGCATATTCACAGAAATATCCTGTACCTGCGTTGGTTCCTAATTTAGAAATGATGTATAAAATAACATCTTTAGGAAGTACGCCTTTTTTTAACTTCCCGTTTACCGAAACACGTAAACTTTTAGGTTTTGTTAAAAGTAAACACTGACTAGCAAAAACTTGAGCAACCTGACTGGTGCCAATTCCAAAAGCAATAGTTCCAAATGCACCATGTGTAGATGTGTGACTGTCTCCACAAACTATGGTCATCCCGGGTTGTGTGATACCTAATTCGGGTGCCATAACGTGCACTATTCCATTGTATTTGTGACCTAATTCAAATAATGTGATTCCGTTGTCGGCACAGTTTTTTGATAGCTGCTCAAGCTGATGTCTAGATAGTGTATCTTGTACTGGTAAATGTTGATTTGTTGTTGGTGTATTATGATCTGCTGTTGCCACAATTTGCTTAGGTCTAAAAATAGGAATATCTCTATCTTTTAACTCATTAAAAGCTTGTGGGCTTGTTACTTCATGTATTAAATGTTTGTCTATGTACAATATTTGTGGGCCATTCTCTATAGCGTCAACAACATGTGCATCCCAAACTTTATCGAATAATGTCTTTTTCATTTCAATTTAATTTTGCTATTTCTAATTTGAAATAGACTTTTGGCTTAATGTATTAAGCGGAAATAATTTGATTATAAACGCTACTAGTTTCAATAATTTGATGGATATCTGAATCGTTTACTTCTTTTTTAACATCTGCAAAGTTTAAGAAGTTAGCATAAACTACATCTAACTGTAATTTTGTTAATTCGTAACCTACATTTTTAGCTCTATATGCTAATGCGGCTCTACCGCTTCTTGCTGTTAATACTATAGCCGATTCTGTAACACCCACGTCTTTAGGATCTATTATTTCGTAAGTTTCACGATTTTTAATAACACCATCTTGATGAATTCCCGAACTGTGTGCAAATGCATTTGCTCCTACAATAGCTTTATTTGGCTGGGTGTAAATTCCCATATGTTCAGAAACCATTTGGCTCGTGCTATATAATAAAGACGTATTAATATTGGTGTCTAAGTTTAAAGTTGGGTGTTGTTTTAAAATCATAACAACTTCTTCTAATGCTGTATTACCAGCACGTTCTCCAATACCATTAATAGTACATTCTATTTGTCTAGCACCGTTAATAACACCTTCAATAGAATTTGCAGTAGCTAAACCTAAATCGTTGTGGCAGTGGCAAGATAAAATGGCTTTTTCAATACCTTTAACGTTCTCCTTTAAGTATTTCATTTTAGCGCCATATTCACTAGGTAAGCAGTATCCAGTGGTATCTGGAATATTTAAAACAGTTGCTCCAGCTTTAATTACCGCTTCGCAAACTCGTGCTAAATAGTCGTTATCGGTACGTCCAGCATCTTCGGCATAAAATTCTACATCTTCTGCAAATGTTTTTGCATAACGCACAGCTCTTACTGCACGCTCGATGATGGCATCGCGATTAGAAGAAAATTTAAATTTTATATGAGAGTCTGAAGTTCCTATACCGGTATGAATTCTAGGTTTCTTAGCAAAACGCAAGGCTTCTCCCGCTACTTTTATATCAT encodes:
- a CDS encoding 2-isopropylmalate synthase, which translates into the protein MSYTNIQIFDTTLRDGEQVPGCKLNKEQKIIIAERLDTLGVDVIEAGFPVSSPGDFASVEAISKIVKNATVCGLTRSVENDIKVAGEALRFAKKPRIHTGIGTSDSHIKFKFSSNRDAIIERAVRAVRYAKTFAEDVEFYAEDAGRTDNDYLARVCEAVIKAGATVLNIPDTTGYCLPSEYGAKMKYLKENVKGIEKAILSCHCHNDLGLATANSIEGVINGARQIECTINGIGERAGNTALEEVVMILKQHPTLNLDTNINTSLLYSTSQMVSEHMGIYTQPNKAIVGANAFAHSSGIHQDGVIKNRETYEIIDPKDVGVTESAIVLTARSGRAALAYRAKNVGYELTKLQLDVVYANFLNFADVKKEVNDSDIHQIIETSSVYNQIISA